In one Diabrotica virgifera virgifera chromosome 5, PGI_DIABVI_V3a genomic region, the following are encoded:
- the LOC114326899 gene encoding uncharacterized protein LOC114326899, with protein sequence MEKYFRPDKLEADPNSQTAAKEFKHWYETFKNFLESNKSTEKSLEDKDKYMLLINFVSHSVYDYISEAKTYISAIKILEELYIKPTNEIYARHILATRKQQINESIDQYAQQLKLLAKNCNFKAVSSEENKNDYIRDAFINGLVQSNIRQRLLEFSSLSLDEALSKSRSLEDSQKQSDTYHAALNNIASCSHPNSEQTTLASVQTKPGQTCYFCGHPRHPRSVCPARAAICQNCHRIGHWFKMCMQSKKSQTRSTYASTMVIASSMETPQSLSKCIAKVTVNQIDANALIDTGSSDTFLDHEFAIENKLKIFPIQGVKVSMASMSFSANIQGYCLINIQIHHC encoded by the coding sequence ATGGAGAAGTACTTTAGACCTGATAAACTAGAGGCTGATCCAAACTCCCAAACTGCCGCCAAAGAATTTAAACACTGGTACGAAACATTTAAGAATTTTTTGGAAAGCAATAAATCTACAGAAAAATCGCTAGAAGATAAAGACAAGTACATGCTTTTAATCAATTTTGTCTCACATTCAGTATATGATTACATAAGCGAAGCAAAAACATACATTTCTGCTATCAAAATTTTGGAAGAATTGTATATTAAACCTACAAATGAGATTTACGCAAGACATATTCTAGCTACAAGAAAACAACAAATAAACGAATCTATAGATCAGTATGCTCAACAGTTAAAGCTTTTGGctaaaaattgtaattttaaagCAGTTTCTtcagaagaaaataaaaatgacTATATTCGTGATGCTTTTATTAATGGTCTCGTTCAATCTAATATACGTCAAAGATTACTAGAGTTTAGTTCTTTATCTTTGGACGAAGCATTATCTAAATCTAGATCTTTAGAAGATTCTCAAAAACAATCTGATACATATCATGCAGCATTAAATAATATAGCATCTTGTAGTCATCCAAATTCAGAACAAACTACTTTAGCTTCTGTTCAAACAAAACCTGGTCAGACTTGTTATTTTTGTGGACATCCAAGACATCCTCGATCTGTATGTCCAGCAAGGGCTGCGATTTGCCAAAACTGTCATAGAATTGGACATTGGTTTAAAATGTGCATGCAATCAAAGAAAAGTCAAACGAGATCAACTTATGCATCTACAATGGTAATCGCTTCTTCAATGGAAACACCTCAATCGCTTTCAAAATGTATAGCCAAAGTAACAGTTAACCAAATTGATGCCAACGCTTTAATAGACACTGGAAGCTCAGATACTTTTTTAGATCATGAATTCGCTATTGAAAATAAGCTTAAAATTTTTCCAATACAAGGGGTTAAAGTTTCTATGGCATCTATGTCATTCTCAGCTAATATTCAAGGCTATTGTTTAATAAACATTCAG